The following nucleotide sequence is from Oreochromis niloticus isolate F11D_XX linkage group LG9, O_niloticus_UMD_NMBU, whole genome shotgun sequence.
GAAGAAAGGTTTAAATACTAGTGTCCTCACAGCACACAGCGTACCGAGCAGCCACATGATAGTAAAGACAGTTGTTGCTGGTTTTGAAAAGTACCACAGTGCAGCATTTAAAAGCTAAAGAAACATATTACCCAATACTGGGTGACAGAATCCTAATTCCAAAAAAAGCAGGGGACTTTCTGTGTATCACTGATGTGTAAATGCACTTCTTTTTTCTACCATCAGGATCAGTTTGATTCATCTACAAAACCACAGAATACACAGAGCACTGGTCATGTGACACTTGaaacttttaaatacaaattcatataataaagaaaagcactgatgaaaacaacagatcaagtcaattattaatatttagtaAAACGAATCATTACTATAGCTTTAACAatagaaacagagaaacattATCACCTTCATAGTACAAATGATGAATTAAGTAAATTCCGGACATTAGCAAACTTCCGGATAAAGTTCTGGATGATTTTGGTTTTCGTGTGTTTTTACTGCTTTGTGTTTGTCCATGTCatctttcaaaaataaaaaaatctgtatttgaTTTCATGATTTGTGATTGGTGAaacctctttttcctttttaaaggtAATCACACTTTGTGAGTGAACTGGATGCATGTGTGAATGTATTTCACGACATGTAGTATTAAGGAGATAATAAAACATGAGGTTGACATTAAAGCTTTCCGTTTTAATCAGCACCTTTATCGCCTTTTCTCTCAGCACCATTTGTGCTCATATATCTTCAGAATACCTGTGTGTATAATTACTGTTGATATTGTGAGGATCCGAGATTGGTGGGGTTtgcttttcctgtttttacCCATCGTTTCTTTAGGAACAGGTGGGTGAGTGGGCGTGGCCGCAGTTCTCGGGGTGTTCGGCTTGTGGTGTTTGGCATCGTCAAgctggtgaagaacagcgtTGTGCCAGCTGTGCTTCAGCTCTGTGGTAATGGGCTCATTCCGGGAATCTCCAGCAGTAATCTTCGTCTTGTCGTCATCCCTCTGCAGAGCTACTCCTACTAAGATCGGTCGTCTGTTTACTCCGTTCGCCCCCCCGGAGAACAGCGTTAGGCACGGATTCCTCACTTCGGACCTTCACGCCGGTGCTTCACCTGCTTACCTGGATTTCTCCTGATCACCTTCGTGCACCTTTCCCAAACGTCCAGCCACCTGCCCGCCTGCTCCCATTAATCTAACGTTACTGTGTGTGCGCTTATCACCAGTCtttgtcctttttctttctcttcaggtCCTTCCCGTTTCACCTGCTCACCAAGTGTTTCCATTTTCCTTCTTTAATTCACCGTTAATCAACTTTTTCACCTGTTTGTACGACTGAGTTGGTTTGCTCCTTTGAATCCACTCTTAGTGAAACATGACAGAGATAATATAATTTCATCATGTTATTAAATATATAGTGTAAAAGCACAAAACCTTGGAATAACTCAAGTTAGTAAAGAAGTTCTTTAATAGTTTGTAAGTAATTTGGGACTTTAACGTTGTTGTAATCTTTGACTTCCTTTATCACAGGATATTAACAGGAAGGACAGATAAGTGACTATTTTCCTGCTTCGGTCAGATGCATCATGTGATGCCATGCCCGTAGCAGCTTTGCAACCAAGCAGGCTGACCTTAGCTCACTTTCTTAAAGAACATGTTCTCCTTCTGAACTTCCTTCTTTTTAACAGCAGTCAGGCTACATGGTTCACTGTAACTGTGCTAAAACCCCCTCATTTCGCTGTGAAATCACTCGTTCACTTGGTAAGGAAACATTTCACTGTTACTCTCTATAACTAATAATTATTGATTCTTTTACTTAAATGAAAGACGCATTAagtaattttaaatgtaatatgtATAGAATTTTACTTAGTGGTGTTGTTGTTTTACATGAACTGTGTGGTTATAGATTCAGAGAGATCACtgctaagaaaaaaatatgttgttAAATAGGGGAAGTTCTCTTGTGAAACAGCTTTAACAGACTGTCGGTGCTGTTTTAAAACTTCATGTGTGGAATGATTAGATAAAcagatttctttgtgtttgtgtgttaaaaTGCAGGGAAGGAGTTTGTGAACATGGTGACAGTCAGCATGTTATTGGTTCTCCTCTTTGTTTCAGGTGAGCCGTTTGTTCACTTATAttgaaatcatttaaaatgtaaattttatttGGAAGAAAAAGTGACCCTACAGCTATTTTATCAAATTGTTATTGTCCTAACTTGAAATTGAAATGCTTTAATTGGTAATTTCTCCTTGGTTTGTTTACAACACAAGAATTTAAATGATAACAGAAGAAGTCAAATGACTGAAAGGGTGTAGGTTGAAGCTACAGCTTATAACACTACACCTTatacaatgaaaaataaaataaaataaagaaagtaTGTTAAATcaactacacttttaatgtctaatttaaaaactgaatcatgacaaaagaaaaataaataaacagtaacCCTTTATGTCAAACTCAGCTCTAGATGAGCTCTGTTAAAACCTGTGATTGCGTAATAAACACAGAGATACAAAAATCTAACTAAATGAATCATTTAATCAAAGATTATGTTTTAAGTCTTGCCGGGACTACAGTACAGTAATAATGTGTGAATGACTTAATCCATGAACTGTATTTACAGGTGCTTTCGCTGATTGTCCTAATAAAGACCCAGCACTCTTCATAACTGCACCAAAGAAGCTGGAAGCACTGAGTGGATCTTGTTTGAAAATCCCATGTAGCTTCAGACCCAAAGGAGAACAGAAATTTGACAGCACAAGAAAAATCTTTGGAGTGTGGATTAAAAATGATTCCAAATTTGACAATAATCCAAACAATGTGATCTTCAACAGTAATGGACAAGTTAGCATCTATCCAATGAGTATTACTGGGAACCTGAGTCAGAGAGACTGCACCACTCTGTTTTCTAATTTAACCACAAACTACACAGACACATACTTCTTCAGAGTAGAGAGTGAAACATTCAAAGCAACAGCTGCTTGTGATCCTCTTCAAATAACAGTCAGAGGTAACGAATTCTTGCTTTTTCATAGTAAAAGCAAACAATACTTTTGTACTTTTGTTCTTGattgtttgcttttcttctatgtctgctgaggataaattttATTACAGTCACAATTATTATTGTCTGAACTAACAGCCTGAATGGTGTTTATATTTCCTTGTTTATAATGTTTGATCTCCTCTGCTCAGGAAGTGATTTCTAAAATTCTCTATGAATTTAGGATGACGAGATCACAGGATAAAGTTTGAATATTTtaagcatgtataaagtgtTGTGTGGTCTTCATTTCTAATATGCATGTGATGTGAAACCACAGATTCTCCTTGGAGGCCCAATATTACAATCTCAGGTGATCTGAAGGAGAAGGAGTCTGTCACTATaacctgctcagctctcactccCTGTCCACACTCCCCTCCTCAACTCACCTGGAATCTCCAACAAAACTCTCACAACAAAATAGAGGAAAACACAGATGGAAGCTTTACAACTAAAATCCAGCAGACCATCACTCTGTCagacacacatgatggaaagaagatcagctgctctgccagaTATCCTGTGAACCAAGGAAAAGGCACcaagacagcagagacagagataGAAGAGACTCTCAATGTTTCATGTAAGACAATCAGAGTTTGTTGTTGGATCCTGTCAACACATCATTATTGATGGGATCCCCATTATTCATCATTCTGTTTATAATGAATAATGGGGATTTGTGTTAATCTTTTTCTCCAGATGCTCCTAAAGACACCTCAGCATCCATCAGTCCATCAGGTTTGGTGTCAGCAGGCAGCTGGGTGAAGCTGACCTGCTCCAGCAGAGCCAAACCTCCAGTCAGCAGCTTCACCTGGTTCAATAAGAGCAAAGATGGAGCTGTGAAAGTATCTGAAGGAGAGATTTACAGCATCAATGTAACAGATGGAggagtttattactgtgtggCCACTAATGATCTGGGTAATCAGACATCAGCAGAGATTCGTCTTAATATTTCAGGTAAATGTAGAATGATAGATGAAAAGGCTCAATTCTAAACATTGTGTTTAACTTAGTCATAACAGATTGATCAGAATAATCAGGAATGGGATCAATCTTTTCAGAAAAATGTAGATAGTCAGCTGCTCATCATGGTTGAACATCTTCACAAAGTGCAAGTGCAAACAGCAAGGGAAAGTAAAATAAGGAGGCTGGACATATATGAATGAACACTGAGTATATCGAGCAGAAAGATTCAACATATGTTTCTTTAGGAACTGATACGTGGTGGGCTGCTGTTGGAGGGATCATTGGGATCATCACActcatttgtttggttttcatcCTTTGGTAAGTGTCTGTTTCTTAacctattttaatatttttttttagcattgtgGGTTGCTTGTTCATTactttatttgtttgtattaGGTATTTTACAACATTGCCTTACACTTTGCCTAAATACTGTAAATTGTTTCATTTCGGGTGAATGTCTCAGACAAAATTAGAAtgtttttgtgtgcattttacatttacatggtCACAGAAGTAGATTTTAAGTTAACATGACATTAGAATCAAACGTAAAGTTGGGCAGCTACTCAGAGTTGCGTCATTCCTGCTGGTGGCCACAAGGTGGCAACATAGCACAACACGAGTCCCTTAATGAGTCAGATAATTGTTTCTGCACTGAAGAAACTTCAGGGTTGAGTCATTCAAACTTGAAGGTTTCAGGAAAGTAATTttactatatatacatatatatatatatatacatatataataataatgcattggatttatatagcgcttttcaaggcacccaaagcgctttacaatgacattattcattcacgctcacacactggtggaggcaagctatggttgtagccacagctgccctgggcaGACtgacatatatacatacatatgtacacatatatatatatatatatacacacacatatatatatatatatatatatgtgtgtacatatatatgtattcatgtaaccccttccgccagggttacttgcgtagtagcattccaacaacgccctgttttcgtctcttgcccaccgatgccttcttgttccagtagcccacttgtcgtcagggtgccctggttcctcaacacctgacgcggaccttgttgatccgggcgacgtccgagccggcatgccttcatatttatctgtctcgctcatgtctgcggtaggctcacttttagcatagggggtctagccttaggacccttactggatacagacgccccaggcaggaatcgaacttgcgatcttctgctccaaaggcgtgtagtctaaccactacgctatccagctgctaTTCGGAGcgctaggtgcggtgactcccaagctaggcgagtggctccagcagatcccgggaacaacatcggagatctctgtccagaagagcgcagtcctgggaacagccaagatactgcgcaggaccctcaagctcccaggcctctggtagaggacccgagcttgaaggataaaccacccgtaggggcgtgctgggtgtttttttgtatatatatgtatatatatatgtatatatatgtatatatatatatatatatatatatgtgtgtgtgtgtgtgtgtgtgtatatatatatatatatatatatatatatatatatgtatatgtatatatatatatatatgtatatgtatatatatatatatatgtatatgtatatatatatatatatatatgtatgtatatatatatatatatatatgtatatatatatatatatatatgtatatatatatatatatatatgtatatatatgtatatatgtatatatatgtatatatgtatatatatgtatatatatatatgtatatatatatatatgtatatatatatatatatgtatatatatatatatatatatatatatatatatatatatatatatatatatatatatatatatatatatatatatatatgtatatatatatatatatatatatatatatatatgtatatatatatatatatatgtatatatgtatatatatgtatatatgtatatatgtatatatatgtatatatgtatatatatgtatatatgtatatatatatatatatgtatatatatatatatatgtatatatatatatatatgtatatatatatatatatgtatatgtatgtatatgtatgtatatatgtatatgtatatgtatgtatatatgtatatgtatgtatatatatgtatatatatgtatatgtatatatgtatatatatatatatatatgtatatatatgtatatatgtatatatatatatatatgtatatatatatgtatatatgtatatatatatatatatatatatatatgtatatatgtatatatatatgtatatatgtatatatatatatatgtatatatatatgtatatatgtatatatatatatacatatatatatatacatatacatatatatatatatatgtatgtatatatatagtatatgtatatatatagtatatgtatatataagtatatgtatatatatgtatatgtatatatatgtgtatatgtatatgtatatatatatgtgtatatatatatgtatatatatatgtgtatatatgtgtgtgtatatatgtatatatatatatatatatatatatatatatatatatatatatatatatatatatatatatatatatatatacatatatatatatatacatatatatatatatatatatatatatatataatatatatatatatatatatacatatatatatatatatacatatatatatatatatatatacatatatatatatatatatatatatatatacatatatatatatatatatatatacatacatatatatatatatatataatacatatatatatatatatatatacatatatatatatatatatacatatatatatatatatatatatacatatatatatatatatatatacatatatatatatatatacatacatatatatatatatatatatatacacatatatatatatatatacacatatatatatatatacatatatacatatacatatatatgtatgtatgtatgtatgtatgtatgtatatatatatatacatatacatatatatgtatgtatgtatgtatgtatgtatgtatgtatgtatatatatgtatgcatatatgtatgtatatatgtatgtatgtatatatgtatatgtatatgtgtatatatatatatatatatatatatatatttacttcTACAGTTAAGCTAAAAGTTGTCTTGTTCCTTTTAGGCGGCTGAAGTCAGTCAAAAATGGAGCTTCCGATCAGACACAGGTGGGAAAACTGAACTTTATTGTGCTTTTAACATGACTGCACAATAGTGACTGCAGtcttttcaattcagtttaatttttttcatataaaGCCAAGTCAGCTTCATGAAcaactttatactgtaaggtaaagaccctacaataacagatcaaaaaccccaacaatcatatgaggccctttgagcaagcacttggtgacagcgggaaggaaaaactccctttcaaccagaagaaacctccagcagaaccaggctaagGGAGGGGCCACCATCTGCTGCACCTGGTTGCGTTGAGGGGAGGATTTCAGGACAAAGACAccctgtggaagagagccagagattaaacATAATTAAATGGAGAGTGGCCTATAAACGCGCAGTGAGTGAGAAAGCAACATAATGGGAATCACCCAGCAGACTATACCaattgcagtgtaactaagggaagATTCAGGGTTACTGATCCAGTCCTAACTATAGgctttattaaaaagaaaatcttatcgcaaaaatcttagaaaagtagagagggtgtgtgtgtctcctgcatccaaactggaagctggttccacagaagagaggcctgaaaGCTAAATGCTCTGCCTCCCAGTaagtaaaccagcagtctgagagcaaagggCTCTAATGGGGTGAATTGGAGCCAATTCCTCACTCACATGAAATGCGATTAAatgtcctgttttttgttttttacttgctTTTAAAGCATCAAGTTGCTACTCTGAAGGTATCAAATTATATCACTGATTGAGTCGAACAGAGTTTTCCTCCAGTTCTTCATTACATCTCAAGTTTGGTGTGTTTGATTTCACAGAGTCTGTCTCTCCAAGAAGCAGCCAGAACAGCAGAAAATGAAGACATCCGTTATGGAGAGATTGACTTCTCCAAACAGAGACCTAGACCTTCTTTAGACCCATTGCAGGAGAGCACACAGCAGCAGGATTTGGTGTATTCACAGGTCAAAGTGTGCAAGACTCAAAGCAGAGACAGGCCATCACAGACAGCTGATGGCCCAGAGTGTGTCTACGCTCAAGTGCAGAAGAAATGAGTGTGGAAgtgtctttggttgattaaaaCTACGTAGAGAAAGATGCTGTCTTCCAATTCATTACAAAGAACCCGATCAGGATGTTCATGTCTGATGAATATATAGTTGTAGAATAGCGCTTCCATAGaatgtttcttttaaaaaggtACTTTTGAAGTAAAGTTTGATTAGCTGTTTATCTCcagtaaaatatttattattattttttatattttgtatatttttcttgTGGAGAATATTTATCATAAGTTTAtcacatatattttatttttaatgttcctAAAATGAAGGTGATGCACAGTTATTATGTATCAGATTTTCTCTTTAATGGCTTGGCATTCAAGTGAAACATCAAATCTACTTTTGTATTTATTGAGCCAAAATATTGTGTTCTTGGAGGAGAAGCAAAACTGCAAAATGTTGCATGAAATTAGCTTCTTACATTTATTAACCTGCCCAAATGAATTTATCATGTTTTACTCTGAAGTTTTACTTATAACGCACACTAAATATCAGATTCATTGGTGCATTTCTGTAGATGTTCTTTACACCCTCACTATTCCTAATAcacagttcatttaaaaaatggggATGTGCAAGTttactttattaggtacacattgCTAGTATTGGGCTGGCCTCCCTTTTGCCAgtcttaattctttgtggcagaGATTTAACACAGTGTTGGAaacattttccttcattttacaacattttgcatcacagctgctgcagatttgtcagcttcgcatccatgatgtgaatctcgtTCAACTAAATCCCAAAGgggctctattggattgagatctggtgactgtggagggcaTTTGAGTAAAACTCattctcatattaaaaaaacacaatctgAGATAATCTGAATATTGTGACATTGTGGCTTAGTCTGCTGAATATCCATTACACCACAATCAACCTGACCTGTTATTAGCAAGGATCACTCCATTCTTTCACGATGATCTTCATGTTGTGctgtcagagatgctcttctgtgaGTAGTTGTTTGCATAACTTTCAGCTTTCTGTAAGCTTGAAGTAGTCGACCAATTCTCCTCCAATGTCTGGCATCATCAACATGTTTTTCCCCCCAGAGCACTAACActcactggatgttttctcttctttcgaCCATTCTTTTGGAGAACCTTAGAGATgtctgtgtgggaaaatcccagtagatcagaaGTTTTGAAATACTTGGAGCagacattcaaagtcacttaaaccaCCTTTCTATCTATTTCTGATGTCTCCATGCGTGAATGCTGCTACACAGCTGGATGATTAGATATTTATGTTAACGAGTGAGTGTAAATGGCAATACatgggtttgtttgttagtGAAAGTGAAACACAGTCAGTGAGCCGATGCAAATGTTCTGGTGTATGGCTTAACTAGCCAGTACACCTGCAATATCATGATATTTCTGTATGTGACATCCGTTCCCTAAACTTAATTTCAGGTACTGGATGTTAACATGCTGCCATTAGGCATACTCAACTAAGGTACTGCAATTGTAATGTTACAGTTTCATAAACAGAGGTGTGTTTTGTGCCTTCATTTAAACTTTCACAATTTTCATGATTGTTACAGTTTCCTTATTGATCTCGTCTTTTATAGTCTGCTTTGACCTCTGGTGTGCCTTAACACCAAACAGACGGAAAACAGTTGGTAAGCAGGTTAACAGGTCTGTGTGCTTCATTCTTGTAGACGATTTGTCACATAGTAATCAAGAAGATGCGACAAATAATGATAAAAGTGAAGAGAGGAAATGAGAAAAAGTGAAAGATGATGAGACCACAGACTATGTTAGAAATGTGTTAGATGACGACAACAAGAGCAGCAAGGCACATATATCCTTAAAGGTCCAAGTAAAAATCATTTAACTTTAAAGTAGAAGACTGCTGTCCTGCATAAATGTTTAAGAGATTTTGTGAATCACAGTGCCACCATCTGTCACGTGGTGTGACTACTTCATATTATTCCTTTACCTTGTTGCCTTGGAAACACTTTGCCCGCAAGTACTtggaaaattatattttaaatgttatcaGAATCACATTTTAAGTCTGATATAATTTAGTTTAAGTTGAATAACTGATACTTGGTCAGAAGTGGAGtgactatattatattttctggACTGGCGAATACACTAAACCAATGAACTGAATATGACACACACCAGAcaggagactatcaaagtaaaacaggaagcactgaGACGCAGACTAATTCACACAACATGACACGGGAGCTGAGACGAAAGAACACTCAACATGGGAACAGAAAAGGGAAACAAGACATAAGGACACACGGCCACATAAAAACAAACGCACAGAGAGGGACACAGAGGACAGAGACACAAGGGGAACCTAATGGACGAGGAACCAAACAGAGAACAGAAGAAcctcaaaacagacaaaactaaAGACTACTAATGAGCCGAAGACATCAACCATAATACAAAAATGACACCAAAACACacgaaactcaaaacactgggtcaaatgacccagaTACATGACAATTCCTTTATAAACTTATGAACTGTATAAATTACATAACGttaatattgatattttcaatgttttctgatgttttACAAAAAGTGGATCATTACTTATGAGACGGTATAATAAAGTCAAGATAAGTTACACCTTTTGTTTGGAAAAGTTCATAGTGTAAGTCACCTGTCTGTCACGGGTAGGGAGAGGACTCAAAGTTCAATACAACAGTTAATTTACACAACACCAAGTGCACAATATATACATGTGGGGGGAAAGATCCAGGGGTCCAGTGAGGGAAGGGAAAGGTCCTCCCACACACTTGTGCTCCACCGCATAAATCCACACACCAACGCGCTCATAATCCAAAGCAGGAAAGTGGGCAGCAGGTCCAGGGAGACTGTTCACAAAGACAGATAAATCTCAAAAGTAAACTCACTCATGAAATATCACAAAAGCTAGAAACTAACACTAACGTGTCTCAAACAATCATCGAGGGATGACAGGATCCGAGCCCCAGCCTTAAATAGCCATGGAGTAAACAGCTGAGGAATTAGAgccaggtgcgtgggccaaagGCAGGAGCCTGCAGTGAGCCCCGCCCAGGCAGAGTGACAAGGGGGAGAGAAAACAACCATAACAAATGTAGCCTCGCGGGGCCAGCCGGGCAGACACAGGGACCATGACGCTGTCGAGCTCTAACGATATGAAGGAAACTCATTATGAACACAGAATAACCGCAGCATGTGGAGACATGAGATTTGAAATGTGAGTGGATTTCAAACTGTGCAGACTGATgcacataacaaacatttttattaaatgtggAAATTGAACATTTCTTACTGGCTACCCTAATTACTACAGTTTACTGCTAATGGCTTAattatttacttaaaaaaatcagATGATGCTTGAGTAGTATGGCTCAAGAAATGAAGGAGCTGAACAGAGACCCCTTATGTGTATGTCCCCACTGACTTGAGGCCCCAGTGGTGTTAAATGGGGTCTCTGTCCATGTGTTCTGCTGCTGTTGGGGTGAAGAACTGGTTTT
It contains:
- the LOC100696571 gene encoding B-cell receptor CD22-like isoform X1; translation: MVHCNCAKTPSFRCEITRSLGKEFVNMVTVSMLLVLLFVSGAFADCPNKDPALFITAPKKLEALSGSCLKIPCSFRPKGEQKFDSTRKIFGVWIKNDSKFDNNPNNVIFNSNGQVSIYPMSITGNLSQRDCTTLFSNLTTNYTDTYFFRVESETFKATAACDPLQITVRDSPWRPNITISGDLKEKESVTITCSALTPCPHSPPQLTWNLQQNSHNKIEENTDGSFTTKIQQTITLSDTHDGKKISCSARYPVNQGKGTKTAETEIEETLNVSYAPKDTSASISPSGLVSAGSWVKLTCSSRAKPPVSSFTWFNKSKDGAVKVSEGEIYSINVTDGGVYYCVATNDLGNQTSAEIRLNISGTDTWWAAVGGIIGIITLICLVFILWRLKSVKNGASDQTQSLSLQEAARTAENEDIRYGEIDFSKQRPRPSLDPLQESTQQQDLVYSQVKVCKTQSRDRPSQTADGPECVYAQVQKK
- the LOC100696571 gene encoding B-cell receptor CD22-like precursor (The RefSeq protein has 24 substitutions, 1 non-frameshifting indel compared to this genomic sequence), which encodes MVTVSMLLVLLFVSGAFADCPNQDPALFITAPKKLKALSGSCLKIPCSFRPKEGQTFDSTRKTFGVWIKNDSKFDKNPNNVIYNSSGAVSIFPMSITGNLSQRDCTTLFTNLTTNYTDTYFFRVESEPFKATAPCDPLQITVRDSPWRPNITIPGDLKEKESVTITCSALTPCPHSPPQLTWNLQQDSHNKIEENTDGSFTTKIQQTITLSDTHDGKKISCSARYPVNQGKDTKTAETEETLSVSYAPKNTSASISPSGLVSAGSWVNLTCSSRAKPPVSSFTWFKKSRDGAVKVSEGEIYSINVTDGGVYYCVATNDLGNQTSAEIRFNISGTDTWWAAVGGIIGIITLICLVFILWRLKSVKHGASDQTQSLSLQEAARTAENEDIRYGEIDFSKQRPRPSLDPLQESTQQQDLVYSQVKVCKTQSRDRPSQTADGPECVYAQVQKK